GTTAAAAATTCTGACGCGGCTGGGCTTCCCCTCCCTTCGCGATCCGTCCGGAACGGCGCCGCCGGCAGCCCGAAGCCGTCGGTCAAGTTCGCTTCGGTGAAGTTCGCCCATCCGTAGCGAGCGGCGATCGGCCGCGGCACCCGGTCGGAGAAGGCGATCACGGCGTCGCCCTCGATGCGCGCCTCCGCCGGGACGTAGACGCGGTCGACGCCGCACAGTTCGAAGCCGACGAGCGGCGCGCCGTCCCTCGTCGTCAGACGACCGCCGCCGCATCGGAACCGGAGCCGCGCCTCGCCGCGCTCGTTCACCCGCATCTGCTCGAAGCGCGGCCCTTCGCTATGGACGTCGGATCGGCCGTAGACGCGGGCCAGCGCCAGCCGCGCGAGCCGTTCGCCGACCGGCTTCTTGTCGGCCGGGTGGATGTCGTCCTTCTCCCCGCAGTCCAAGAGCACCGCCATCGCGACATGCGGCGCGCGCTCCGCGACGATCGCCTGCGACTCGCGCAGCAGCGCCCAAGCGTCTCCGTCCGGATCGCCGTCGCAGCCGAACGACGGGAGCTGGACGTAGAGGAAGGGCAGCGCGTCGTCTTCCCAGTCCCGCCGCCAATTGCGGATCAACGCTTCGAGCAGCTTGTCGTACGCCGTCGGGCGATGCGCATCTCCTTCGCCTTGGTAGTAGAGGAAGCCCTTGAGCGTGTACGGGGCCGTACGCTTCAGCATCGTCTCGTACAATCCGTTCGGGCGCATGAAGCTTCTCGGACTCATCGGCGGCGGCCACGGAACCGGCCCGAGCTCCTCCTTCGTCTTCCCCTGCGATTGCGCCGCCTCGTACGCCGCGAACGCGTCCTGGAACGCCCGCTCCTCCGCTTCGTACGCTTCCCAATCGAAGTCCTTCGCGATCGCGCGGAACTCGTCCAGGTAGACGCGCAGCGCCGGGTCCCGCTCCAGCGTCTCCTCCGCGACCCAGCAGGCGGCCGAGGTCGCGCCCATGTTGCACCCGACGATGCCGATCGCGACGCCCGTCTCCGCATGGACGCGCTTCGCGAAATGATAGGCGACCGCGGAAAACTCCCCCGCCGTCTCCTGCCCGCTCGCGCGCCACCCGCTCTCCCGCACGACGCCGTCGTCGTACGCGACCTTCGGCACCTCGTAATACCGAATGAGCGGGCAGCCGCCGGAGATCGCGATCTCCTCCGCCCCGCCGGCGGACGATCGCAGCGGCCATTGCATATTCGATTGCCCGCCGGCCAGCCACACGTCGCCGTACCACACATCGTCGAAGACGATCGTTTCGGCGCCTGACCTTGCCGCGAGCCGATAAGGTCCGCCCGCTTCGTTCGCCGGCAGCGTCGCGCGCCAGCCTCCGCCCGCCGCGACCGCCGTCGCGCGCCGACCGGCGCATTCGACCTCAATGACTTCGCCGTCGGCCGCCTCGCCCCAGACGGCGACTTCTTTGTCCCGCTGCAGCACCATATGATCGGAAAATATCGGATCGACTCGCACCCTTGCACCCCTCCCTTGGATGGGTTGAACCCTTTATGTATTCGCTTTCATTTCGATTCAAGTATAGTTCCGTCGCCAGGCCATGTCTAAGGACACCGGCCGGGGGGGAGGTAAGAAGTATCTTTTTCTTATCGTAGATAATTTTCTAAGTTAGGTAGCGATACGAAAAATAGAGAACACACTCCCCCTTGGCACAATGCATTCGGGGGAGCAGTGTGTCGGCGGATAGTGGTTCGGGGAAAGCAGTGTGTCGGCGGGCGGCGGTACGGAGATGGGGAGTGCCGAGGGCTGAAATTCCAGCAGCGCTCCAAGCGGCCGCCCAGGGCCCGGTTAGTCGGAGTTTCTCCGACTGCAGCGCCCCAACCGGGCGCCCACACCCGATTAGTCGGAGTTTCTCCGACTGCAGCGCCCTAACCGGGCGCCCAAGGCCGATTAGTCGGAGTTTCTCCGACTACAGCGCCCCAACCGGGCGCCCAAGGCCGATTAGTCGGAGTTTCTCCGACTACAGCGCCCCAAGCGACCGCCCAGGGCCCGGTTAGTCGGAGTTTCTCCGACTGCAGCGCCCCAACCGGGCGCCCAAGGCCGATTAGTCGGAGTTTCTCCGAATGCAGCGCCCCAACCGGGCGCCCAAGGCCGATTAGTCGGAGTTTCTCCGACTGCAGCGCCCCAACCGGGCGCCCAA
The sequence above is drawn from the Paenibacillus antri genome and encodes:
- a CDS encoding sialate O-acetylesterase — translated: MRVDPIFSDHMVLQRDKEVAVWGEAADGEVIEVECAGRRATAVAAGGGWRATLPANEAGGPYRLAARSGAETIVFDDVWYGDVWLAGGQSNMQWPLRSSAGGAEEIAISGGCPLIRYYEVPKVAYDDGVVRESGWRASGQETAGEFSAVAYHFAKRVHAETGVAIGIVGCNMGATSAACWVAEETLERDPALRVYLDEFRAIAKDFDWEAYEAEERAFQDAFAAYEAAQSQGKTKEELGPVPWPPPMSPRSFMRPNGLYETMLKRTAPYTLKGFLYYQGEGDAHRPTAYDKLLEALIRNWRRDWEDDALPFLYVQLPSFGCDGDPDGDAWALLRESQAIVAERAPHVAMAVLLDCGEKDDIHPADKKPVGERLARLALARVYGRSDVHSEGPRFEQMRVNERGEARLRFRCGGGRLTTRDGAPLVGFELCGVDRVYVPAEARIEGDAVIAFSDRVPRPIAARYGWANFTEANLTDGFGLPAAPFRTDREGRGSPAASEFLTEN